The following coding sequences lie in one Dysgonomonas mossii genomic window:
- a CDS encoding carbonic anhydrase → MQIQESYQKIFAENKKWVENKNKENPNFFTHLVKEQNPDYLYIGCSDSRVHANEIMGLQPGEVFVHRNIANMVVNNDLNVLSVINYAVEYLNVKYIIVCGHYNCGGIKAAMQPRDLGILNPWLRNVRDVYRLHEKELDAIPDMKDRYNRLVELNVYEQCLNVIKTAEVQKSYLESGYPRVAGWVYDLNDGTLIDLNIDFKKELDHIRKIYDLTKEK, encoded by the coding sequence ATGCAAATACAAGAATCATATCAGAAAATTTTTGCAGAAAACAAAAAATGGGTTGAGAATAAGAACAAAGAAAATCCAAATTTCTTTACCCATCTTGTAAAAGAGCAAAACCCTGACTATTTATATATAGGATGTTCGGATAGTCGTGTACATGCAAATGAAATAATGGGATTGCAACCGGGAGAAGTATTCGTTCATCGCAATATAGCCAATATGGTTGTAAATAATGATCTGAATGTATTGTCTGTTATTAACTATGCTGTAGAATATTTGAATGTAAAGTATATAATTGTTTGCGGCCACTATAATTGCGGCGGAATAAAAGCAGCTATGCAGCCGAGAGATTTAGGTATCCTGAATCCATGGTTAAGAAATGTACGAGATGTATATCGTTTACACGAAAAAGAGCTAGATGCTATTCCTGATATGAAAGACCGCTACAATCGCTTGGTAGAACTTAATGTATACGAACAGTGTCTGAATGTTATAAAAACAGCAGAAGTGCAAAAATCATATTTGGAATCAGGATATCCACGTGTAGCAGGTTGGGTGTATGATCTTAACGATGGCACTTTGATAGACCTGAACATTGACTTCAAGAAAGAACTTGATCACATTCGTAAAATATACGACCTAACGAAGGAAAAGTAA
- a CDS encoding metal ABC transporter solute-binding protein, Zn/Mn family encodes MKHRHTYIALCLGILTLALLQGCKPSTKAEDSKILMVTIEPQKYFLEALVGNHFKVECIISPGMNPESADFTPSQMMNLDKSTAYFKVGYLGIENSLINKVAASNPAFKVIDCSDGIESTCEDHNHHEGHDHSHHGHVGGDPHTWSSVVSAKIIAENMYKGLIEIDRVNEADYKANYDKLLSEIDKTDSIIKSYLEKAPSKAFIIYHPALSYFAQEYGLTQYSIEHEGKNPSPAQLKELIDKAKTESLKVVFIQKEFDTKNAETVAQAIGGKAIPINLLSYNWSEEMIKIARAMALED; translated from the coding sequence ATGAAACATAGACATACATATATAGCTTTATGTTTGGGAATACTTACACTTGCTTTATTACAAGGTTGTAAACCTTCAACAAAAGCTGAAGACTCTAAAATACTGATGGTCACGATAGAACCGCAGAAGTATTTTTTAGAGGCTCTTGTCGGGAATCACTTTAAAGTAGAATGCATTATTTCTCCCGGAATGAATCCGGAAAGTGCAGACTTTACTCCTTCACAGATGATGAATCTTGACAAAAGTACAGCTTATTTCAAGGTGGGTTATCTTGGTATAGAGAACTCTCTGATAAATAAAGTTGCGGCAAGTAATCCTGCGTTTAAAGTAATTGATTGTTCGGATGGCATAGAATCAACATGTGAAGACCACAATCATCACGAAGGGCATGATCATAGTCATCATGGACATGTAGGAGGAGATCCACATACATGGAGTTCTGTCGTTTCTGCTAAAATCATTGCAGAAAACATGTACAAAGGGCTTATTGAAATAGACAGAGTAAATGAAGCTGATTACAAAGCAAATTACGATAAACTTCTCTCTGAAATAGACAAGACCGATAGTATAATAAAATCGTATCTAGAAAAAGCACCAAGCAAAGCTTTTATCATTTACCACCCTGCGCTTAGCTATTTTGCTCAAGAATATGGGCTGACACAGTATTCCATTGAGCATGAAGGAAAGAACCCTTCTCCGGCTCAATTGAAAGAACTGATAGACAAAGCAAAAACTGAAAGTCTAAAAGTTGTCTTTATTCAAAAAGAATTTGACACAAAGAATGCTGAAACAGTAGCCCAAGCTATTGGCGGAAAAGCTATACCTATCAATCTGCTGTCTTATAATTGGAGTGAAGAAATGATTAAAATAGCTAGAGCTATGGCTTTAGAAGATTGA
- a CDS encoding metal ABC transporter ATP-binding protein, with the protein MSKILEIKDLSVGYDGNPYVLKNVNLDVTKNDFLGIIGPNGGGKTTLLKTLMGLVKPTSGKISFYRNNIKVDKINIGYLPQINQIDKKFPISVSDVILSGLTVKKGLFSSYTKEQKEKVSVIAEKMGLEQLIHRSIGALSGGQLQRTLLGRAIIDDPDLLVLDEPNSYVDKRFESNFYKLLEEINLDTAIILVSHDVGTVISLVKNIACVNEGLHYHSGTNISTDWLEKSYNSCPIEIIGHGDFPHRVLEKHEGCDCCKED; encoded by the coding sequence ATGAGTAAAATTCTTGAGATAAAAGATCTTTCTGTAGGATACGACGGCAATCCTTATGTATTGAAGAATGTCAATCTGGACGTTACCAAGAATGATTTTCTTGGTATTATCGGCCCAAACGGAGGAGGTAAAACAACTCTTCTGAAAACTCTCATGGGGTTGGTCAAACCGACTTCAGGTAAAATATCTTTTTACAGGAATAATATAAAGGTTGATAAAATAAACATCGGTTATTTACCTCAGATCAACCAGATTGATAAAAAATTTCCAATATCTGTATCTGATGTTATCTTGTCTGGGTTAACCGTAAAAAAAGGCCTTTTCTCTTCTTATACAAAGGAACAAAAAGAAAAGGTGAGCGTCATTGCCGAAAAAATGGGGTTGGAACAGCTTATACACCGTTCGATAGGTGCGTTATCAGGGGGACAGTTGCAACGTACATTACTAGGAAGGGCAATTATCGATGACCCCGATTTGTTGGTTCTTGATGAGCCGAATTCCTATGTGGATAAACGTTTTGAAAGTAATTTCTACAAATTGCTCGAAGAGATAAATCTGGATACGGCTATCATACTGGTATCTCATGATGTTGGAACCGTTATTTCACTCGTGAAGAATATAGCATGCGTAAACGAAGGACTGCATTATCATTCAGGCACGAATATCTCGACCGACTGGCTTGAAAAATCATACAATTCGTGTCCTATAGAAATAATTGGACATGGAGATTTTCCTCACAGAGTTTTAGAGAAACATGAGGGTTGTGACTGTTGCAAAGAAGATTAG
- the coaE gene encoding dephospho-CoA kinase (Dephospho-CoA kinase (CoaE) performs the final step in coenzyme A biosynthesis.) — protein sequence MIKLGITGGIGSGKSTVSQIFSLSGVPVYIADIESKRLVATSPTIRKKLINLFGEELYSGGVLNKPLLASHIFNDKKKLETVNAIIHPEVERDFIEWVKKHAQCDIVAHEAAILFESGFNRMMDKVLMVYTPLDIRIERTMLRDNLPKEKVMERIQNQMSDEEKAKLSDFVIVNDNTKSLIEQVTNIIQELKTSKN from the coding sequence ATGATCAAACTAGGTATAACCGGTGGCATAGGCAGTGGAAAATCAACTGTCTCTCAGATATTTTCACTTAGTGGTGTGCCTGTTTACATTGCTGATATAGAAAGTAAAAGGTTAGTTGCCACATCTCCTACAATTCGAAAAAAACTAATCAATCTATTTGGTGAAGAACTATATAGTGGTGGAGTACTAAATAAACCATTGCTTGCTTCTCATATATTTAATGATAAGAAAAAACTGGAAACAGTAAATGCAATTATTCACCCCGAAGTAGAACGTGATTTTATTGAATGGGTTAAAAAACATGCACAATGTGACATTGTAGCGCATGAAGCTGCTATACTCTTTGAATCTGGATTTAACAGAATGATGGATAAGGTGTTGATGGTATATACACCTTTAGACATAAGAATCGAGCGAACAATGCTAAGAGACAACCTCCCTAAAGAAAAGGTGATGGAGCGCATACAAAATCAGATGTCGGATGAAGAAAAAGCTAAACTTTCTGACTTTGTAATTGTTAATGATAACACAAAATCATTGATCGAACAGGTAACGAATATAATACAAGAACTTAAAACCTCAAAAAACTAG